A stretch of [Clostridium] innocuum DNA encodes these proteins:
- a CDS encoding FRG domain-containing protein, translating to MTEVLQKQAATLYKLPRFRTAFHNVILYSLRSNGYYDYRYISRSITRADVLVADTPASQLQYLTEISDQTLLHYTLKHAAVMEKRHLLLLELLRQAGYEKDIAVKDAILYEKDAVQLVEITSLPQYMEIILLYRRAHVSFYFRGHQNMNYKMTPSLFRSPDMAVREDAIYKQTLIEYPMDFYNSRSHFEKLVKMQHYQVCTRLLDLTTNPLVALFFACEDATRDTGQVLVFESREAPLFPDSDKVCMLSSLGFLKEDVRKALREEDAEAFSGSVSAAMLLHEIQRELPAFQPYIKQRDLRQVLLVQAAMDNIRIQRQNGLFFLCGNYASDDEELQSVLRNKLLHHEGKQMVFYIKKKEQLLEELKLVRMSHKDLYGNLQEAAWDIMHSAR from the coding sequence ATGACAGAAGTTCTTCAAAAGCAAGCAGCAACGCTCTATAAGCTTCCTCGCTTTCGCACTGCATTTCATAATGTTATTCTATACTCACTGCGCAGCAACGGATATTATGACTACCGCTATATCAGCAGAAGCATCACCCGCGCAGATGTTCTGGTTGCGGACACCCCTGCTTCACAGCTGCAATATCTTACCGAGATATCCGATCAGACACTGCTGCACTACACCTTAAAGCACGCGGCGGTGATGGAGAAACGCCATCTGCTGCTGCTGGAGCTGTTGAGACAGGCAGGGTATGAAAAAGACATAGCGGTTAAGGATGCTATTCTATATGAGAAGGATGCTGTGCAGCTAGTAGAAATCACCTCCCTTCCGCAATATATGGAAATCATCCTACTGTATCGTAGGGCGCATGTTTCCTTCTATTTCCGCGGACATCAGAATATGAATTATAAGATGACTCCCTCCCTGTTTCGCAGTCCTGACATGGCGGTGCGGGAGGATGCCATCTATAAGCAGACGCTGATTGAATATCCGATGGATTTTTATAACAGCAGAAGCCATTTTGAAAAGCTGGTGAAAATGCAGCACTATCAGGTGTGCACCCGTTTGCTCGACCTGACAACCAATCCTCTTGTGGCACTGTTTTTCGCCTGTGAGGATGCCACAAGGGATACCGGACAGGTTCTCGTATTTGAGAGCAGGGAAGCCCCGTTGTTTCCGGACAGTGATAAGGTCTGTATGCTTTCCAGTCTGGGCTTTTTGAAAGAGGATGTCCGAAAAGCATTACGTGAGGAAGACGCAGAAGCATTTTCCGGAAGCGTGAGTGCCGCAATGCTCCTGCATGAAATTCAGCGGGAATTACCGGCCTTTCAGCCCTATATAAAGCAGCGTGACCTACGACAGGTTTTGCTTGTGCAGGCAGCCATGGATAACATTCGCATACAGCGCCAAAACGGCTTGTTCTTCCTGTGTGGAAACTATGCCAGTGATGATGAGGAGCTGCAAAGCGTCCTGCGGAATAAGCTGCTGCACCATGAGGGGAAACAGATGGTCTTTTACATCAAAAAGAAGGAACAGCTGCTGGAGGAGCTGAAGCTGGTACGTATGTCACATAAAGACCTGTATGGAAATCTGCAGGAAGCTGCATGGGATATCATGCACAGCGCTCGGTAG
- a CDS encoding MerR family transcriptional regulator, producing the protein METYKISQIAKLLGLSSDTIRFYEKKGLVHPSVNPDNQYREYDLDNILELLDIIYYRHLDISLQDIQSICTSRSRENMYELLLKKKQETEEKIRYEQQLLKKLTCISETYQRVESNQNICSIKAFPTSVILFESEKTSDFFTQQIAHLTQDQFVFCSLFKTYHIDNCDIQPRKTIIALEQDIMEELHMDYPPAQLIKAHKQPCVFLVIHMLHSQIHPEDIAPLLTYAAKQKLTLQNTLYLREIPLTSYQDDQNYYAELYIPICED; encoded by the coding sequence ATGGAAACCTATAAAATTTCACAGATAGCAAAATTGCTTGGATTGAGCAGTGACACGATTCGCTTTTATGAAAAAAAGGGTCTGGTACACCCTTCAGTGAATCCGGACAACCAATATCGGGAATATGATCTGGATAATATTCTGGAGCTGCTGGATATCATATATTACCGGCATCTGGATATATCCTTACAGGATATTCAGTCCATCTGCACCAGCAGAAGCAGGGAAAATATGTATGAGCTGCTGTTGAAAAAGAAACAGGAAACGGAAGAAAAAATACGGTATGAGCAGCAGCTTCTGAAAAAGCTCACCTGCATATCCGAGACGTATCAAAGAGTGGAATCCAATCAGAACATCTGCAGTATCAAAGCCTTTCCGACATCTGTCATTCTATTTGAAAGTGAAAAAACAAGTGATTTTTTCACACAGCAGATTGCCCATCTGACACAGGATCAGTTTGTCTTCTGCTCCCTGTTTAAAACCTATCATATCGATAACTGTGACATACAGCCGAGAAAAACCATCATTGCACTGGAACAGGATATCATGGAGGAGTTGCACATGGACTACCCGCCGGCACAGCTGATAAAAGCGCATAAGCAGCCATGTGTGTTCCTTGTGATCCACATGCTCCACAGTCAGATTCACCCTGAGGATATTGCACCGCTGCTCACCTATGCCGCAAAGCAGAAGCTAACCCTGCAGAATACCCTGTATCTGCGGGAGATACCCCTTACCAGCTATCAGGATGATCAGAATTATTATGCAGAGCTGTATATTCCCATATGTGAGGACTAA
- a CDS encoding DUF378 domain-containing protein: MKVINYIVLIISIIGCVNWGLIGLFDFNLVDMLFGTGSILSRAVYILVGICGIYQLSFFSSLNNER, encoded by the coding sequence ATGAAAGTCATAAATTATATCGTTTTGATTATCAGTATTATCGGCTGTGTCAACTGGGGTCTGATTGGACTCTTTGATTTCAACCTGGTAGATATGCTGTTTGGTACCGGATCGATTCTTTCCAGAGCTGTTTATATTCTGGTAGGTATCTGTGGTATTTATCAGCTTTCCTTCTTCTCCAGTCTGAACAACGAGAGATAG
- a CDS encoding MATE family efflux transporter, producing the protein MKKDYIHKQFWNYVLPSMFTMLLSGFYAIVDGLFVGNAVGDTALGAINLAYPIQVILNATAIGLGIGGSVVMSRSRGDGKEDKARHAMGSTLALLLVCGIILSVGLLALHPMLLRMLGAKGAMYAQARSYIIVVLMGGLLPVLGNGLNPLLRNYGKTFLATAIMSSGLMTNIILDYLFVFRFHMGLAGAAWATITAQGVVAVLTLLYMYARELKSYSRKDIVPDIPLVQSIVRIGLSPFGQTMAPSLVIVLTNWMCLRYGGDAAVTIYSVVSYVLCSAQLLLQGIGDGVQPLISFYYGAKKEDKIHILYRKAFFVTIAVSLILCIAVVLFLNPLTALFGISDAIFEGAKTAILITTLSFPFLGITRVTSAIFYATEKTRNSTFLVYMEPCLLLPLSLFALSFLFQLNGIWMAYPAAQLILCGIALFMKNPLHAPAALPQTQEQTLC; encoded by the coding sequence ATGAAAAAAGATTATATACACAAGCAGTTCTGGAACTATGTGCTTCCTTCCATGTTCACAATGCTGTTAAGCGGCTTCTATGCGATTGTGGATGGGTTGTTTGTAGGGAATGCAGTGGGGGATACTGCTCTGGGGGCTATCAACCTCGCTTATCCGATACAGGTAATATTAAATGCTACAGCAATCGGACTGGGGATTGGAGGATCTGTTGTCATGTCCCGCAGCCGTGGTGATGGAAAAGAGGACAAGGCACGCCATGCCATGGGATCGACACTGGCACTGCTGCTTGTCTGTGGAATCATTTTGTCTGTAGGACTGCTTGCACTGCACCCGATGCTGCTGCGTATGCTGGGAGCGAAGGGAGCCATGTATGCACAGGCCCGCTCCTATATCATAGTTGTACTTATGGGGGGACTGCTCCCTGTTCTTGGCAACGGATTGAATCCACTGCTGCGCAATTACGGGAAAACCTTTCTGGCAACGGCAATCATGAGCAGCGGACTGATGACGAATATCATCCTCGATTATTTATTTGTCTTCCGTTTTCATATGGGACTGGCAGGTGCGGCTTGGGCAACCATCACTGCACAGGGTGTCGTCGCTGTCCTTACGCTGCTCTATATGTATGCCAGAGAACTTAAAAGCTATTCCCGAAAGGATATTGTGCCGGACATACCGCTTGTGCAATCCATCGTCCGCATCGGACTTTCCCCCTTTGGACAGACAATGGCACCTTCTCTTGTTATCGTATTAACCAACTGGATGTGTCTGCGTTATGGCGGTGATGCAGCGGTTACCATTTATTCGGTGGTTTCCTATGTACTGTGCAGTGCACAGCTGCTGCTTCAGGGAATCGGCGACGGTGTACAGCCTTTGATCAGCTTTTATTACGGTGCCAAAAAGGAGGATAAGATTCATATTCTGTATCGAAAAGCCTTTTTTGTAACGATTGCGGTTTCTCTGATTCTCTGCATAGCGGTAGTCCTCTTCCTGAATCCGCTGACCGCTCTGTTTGGAATCAGCGATGCCATCTTTGAAGGAGCGAAGACTGCTATTTTGATCACTACGCTGTCTTTTCCCTTTCTCGGTATTACCAGAGTTACATCAGCCATTTTTTATGCGACAGAAAAAACACGAAATTCCACTTTTCTGGTCTACATGGAGCCCTGCTTACTATTACCCTTAAGTTTGTTTGCTTTATCCTTCCTGTTTCAGCTGAACGGAATCTGGATGGCCTACCCTGCAGCACAGCTGATTCTTTGCGGAATCGCCCTGTTTATGAAAAATCCCCTGCACGCACCTGCCGCACTGCCGCAGACACAGGAACAGACGCTGTGTTAA
- a CDS encoding class I SAM-dependent methyltransferase produces MKENKYDDDVFFNKYKEMNRSVQGLEGAGEWSQLKQLLPDFEGKRVLDLGCGYGWHCIYAAQQKAASVHGVDISKKMLAVAEEKSRDYAITYQCSAMEDLQFPKASFDVVISSLAFHYVKDFKQLAAAISTWLTPKGSFVFSVEHPVFTAYGTQDWYYAENGEILHFPVDNYYYEGKREANFLGERVVKYHRTLTTYLDTLLCNGFELQHIIEPQPPEHMLDIEGMRDEMRRPMMLLIAAIKR; encoded by the coding sequence ATGAAAGAAAATAAATATGACGACGATGTATTTTTCAATAAATATAAGGAAATGAACCGTTCTGTTCAGGGACTGGAGGGAGCCGGTGAATGGTCACAGCTGAAACAACTGCTTCCGGATTTTGAAGGAAAACGCGTTCTTGATCTTGGATGCGGCTATGGCTGGCACTGTATATATGCTGCACAGCAGAAAGCTGCATCCGTGCATGGTGTGGATATTTCAAAAAAAATGCTGGCAGTTGCAGAAGAAAAAAGCAGAGATTACGCTATCACCTATCAATGCAGCGCAATGGAGGATCTGCAATTCCCCAAGGCATCCTTTGATGTGGTTATCAGCTCTCTGGCATTTCATTATGTAAAGGATTTTAAACAGCTTGCAGCCGCTATTTCCACATGGCTGACACCGAAAGGAAGCTTTGTCTTCTCGGTTGAGCATCCGGTTTTCACAGCCTATGGTACGCAGGACTGGTATTATGCTGAGAATGGGGAAATCCTGCATTTTCCTGTGGATAATTATTATTACGAAGGAAAGCGGGAGGCGAACTTTCTGGGGGAAAGAGTGGTTAAATACCATCGTACGCTAACCACCTATCTCGATACACTGCTGTGCAATGGCTTTGAGCTTCAGCACATCATAGAGCCGCAGCCTCCGGAGCATATGCTGGATATTGAAGGCATGCGGGATGAAATGCGCAGACCGATGATGCTGCTCATAGCTGCGATCAAGCGTTAA
- the pta gene encoding phosphate acetyltransferase codes for MNIPLCVKDSSVRILFTEGRDRRMMEAAIRLYNEQILTPLLYGDTRQLYEQAEAYGLSLTGIQIVDPKRFTQREDMIRRMLELRKGKTDEQTCREWLKKDTYFCTMYVELGYADGLLGGSANSTADTLRPIMQLIKTRMPHTIVSSCFLMSRRDEHYIFADCSLNRNPNTDELVEIALQAAESAKTFQLEPKVALLSYSTHGSGSGTDVDTVREAAQRLQRMPLDYDVDGELQVDCALSRRVAELKAMDSTVGGNANVLIFPDLNAGNIGYKLVANLGGFEALGPILQGVRLPMNDLSRSATTEEIYKMAIITAMQKEAGIKMRRHGNADSIDLGI; via the coding sequence ATGAATATCCCGCTATGTGTAAAGGACAGCTCCGTTCGAATATTGTTTACAGAGGGCAGAGACAGACGAATGATGGAGGCAGCGATACGGCTTTATAACGAACAGATTCTCACTCCGCTGTTGTATGGAGATACCCGGCAGCTATATGAGCAGGCAGAGGCATATGGTCTTTCTCTCACCGGAATTCAGATTGTAGATCCAAAGCGGTTTACACAGCGTGAGGACATGATTCGCCGCATGCTGGAGCTGCGTAAGGGAAAAACAGATGAACAAACATGCCGGGAATGGCTGAAAAAGGATACGTATTTCTGTACGATGTATGTTGAGCTGGGATATGCCGACGGACTGCTCGGTGGTTCTGCCAATTCTACTGCCGATACCCTACGTCCGATTATGCAGCTGATTAAAACACGCATGCCGCATACCATCGTCTCCAGCTGTTTTCTTATGAGCAGAAGGGATGAGCATTATATTTTCGCAGATTGCTCTTTAAACCGAAATCCCAACACGGATGAGCTGGTGGAAATCGCATTGCAGGCAGCGGAGAGTGCAAAGACCTTTCAGCTGGAGCCAAAGGTAGCCCTGCTTTCCTATTCCACACATGGAAGCGGGAGCGGAACAGATGTTGATACTGTACGTGAAGCCGCACAGCGATTACAGCGCATGCCGCTGGATTATGATGTGGATGGCGAGCTGCAGGTGGATTGTGCATTGTCCAGACGGGTAGCTGAGCTGAAGGCGATGGATTCCACAGTCGGAGGTAATGCCAATGTTTTGATCTTTCCGGACTTGAATGCAGGCAACATCGGATATAAGCTGGTCGCCAATCTGGGTGGATTTGAAGCACTTGGTCCGATTCTGCAGGGTGTACGGCTGCCGATGAATGATCTTTCACGCAGCGCAACAACAGAAGAGATTTATAAAATGGCAATCATTACCGCCATGCAGAAGGAAGCAGGAATCAAGATGAGGAGGCATGGAAATGCAGACAGCATCGATTTGGGAATTTAA
- a CDS encoding GNAT family N-acetyltransferase, translating into MQTASIWEFKGYTMRSSRIEDKDAYYLAGFTECDSEVARMTGSKMHYSKEEVDAYFVNCLNDSTRYDFLIFDPQGSLIGESVINEIDEQARSANFRICIFKSKNCGKGIGSWAIQTTRDFAFCERKLHRLSLDVFSFNIRAKKAYEKAGFRVEGILRDAIWDNGVYADDILMSILEEEWKQIA; encoded by the coding sequence ATGCAGACAGCATCGATTTGGGAATTTAAGGGGTATACCATGCGCTCATCGCGGATTGAGGATAAAGACGCATATTATTTAGCCGGATTCACAGAATGTGACAGCGAGGTTGCACGTATGACCGGCAGTAAAATGCACTACAGCAAAGAGGAAGTGGATGCATATTTTGTGAATTGTCTCAACGATTCCACACGATATGATTTTCTGATATTTGATCCGCAGGGCAGCCTGATCGGTGAGAGCGTAATCAATGAAATTGATGAGCAGGCACGTTCTGCAAATTTCAGAATCTGTATTTTTAAAAGCAAAAACTGCGGAAAGGGAATCGGCAGCTGGGCGATTCAAACAACAAGAGATTTCGCCTTTTGCGAGCGAAAGCTGCACAGACTTTCACTGGATGTGTTCTCATTCAATATACGGGCCAAAAAAGCCTATGAGAAAGCAGGGTTCCGCGTGGAGGGCATTCTGCGGGATGCCATTTGGGATAACGGTGTATATGCCGATGATATCCTGATGTCCATATTGGAGGAGGAATGGAAACAAATCGCGTAA